The Humulus lupulus chromosome 4, drHumLupu1.1, whole genome shotgun sequence genome has a window encoding:
- the LOC133832473 gene encoding uncharacterized protein LOC133832473, translated as MLKTFVASTIHTQVILQSIEASLKNLESIMGQISTSLHNLEVENIGELPTDLESKLIENDSTLSLQSGKQLDMPPHTDTTFDQISTKEVQNSTSEASSPLEIETFTLTKFKNEEENKVIIKINISLLTTIKQVPPYAKLPKELSINKRKLKGGKKISMGENVSTILQRKLLPKHQDLGMFINAYTIVKTRFDHCMIDVGASINVMSYFIFATLNIGLLKETGVIIQLTDYTNVYPLRVVEDVLVQVQFRRPFLLNTSTKLDVKAWVLTMKFDGEVIQFDMLNSIDKYKRKKVLLNGPP; from the exons ATGCTGAAAACATTTGTGGCTTCAACTATACATACCCAAGTTATTCTTCAGAGTATAGAAGCATCCCTCAAGAATTTAGAGAGTATTATGGGACAAATTTCTACATCATTGCATAATCTTGAGGTTGAGAATATTGGAGAATTACCCACAGATCTGGAGAGTAAGTTAATAGAGAATGATAGTACCCTATCTCTCCAAAGTGGTAAACAACTTGACATGCCTCCTCACACAGACACAACATTTGACCAGATTTCAACTAAAGAAGTCCAAAATTCAACCTCAGAAGCATCTTCTCCACTGGAGATTGAAACTTTCAC ATTGACAAAATTTAAGAATGAGGAGGAAAATAAGGTGatcatcaaaattaatatttCGCTCCTTACAACCATTAAGCAAGTACCACCATATGCTAAGCTTCCTAAGGAGTTGTCCATAAATAAAAGGAAACTGAAGGGTGGTAAAAAGATAAGTATGGGGGAGAATGTTTCTACTATTCTCCAAAGGAAATTGCTACCCAAGCATCAAGACCTTGGGATGTTTATAAATGCATACACTATTGTTAAAACCAGGTTTGATCATTGTATGATAGATGTAGGAGCATCTATTAATGTTatgtcttattttatttttgcaactTTAAATATAGGTTTATTAAAAGAAACTGGTGTTATCATTCAATTGACTGATTACACTAACGTGTATCCCCTAAgggtagttgaagatgttttAGTGCAGGTTCAATTTCGAAGGCCATTCCTACTGAATACAAGTACAAAGTTGGATGTCAAAGCATGGGTACTTACAATGaaatttgatggtgaagttataCAGTTTGATATGTTGAATTCTATTGATAAGTACAAGAGGAAGAAGGTTCTATTAAATGGCCCACCATGA